The proteins below are encoded in one region of Triticum aestivum cultivar Chinese Spring chromosome 1B, IWGSC CS RefSeq v2.1, whole genome shotgun sequence:
- the LOC123102626 gene encoding SNF1-related protein kinase regulatory subunit beta-3: MDHRQGRDDHEGVQVVGFEVPSSPDSSYSNPIPGNEDEAREPPLVPPHLQHTLLSFPPSHDDGSSLPLPQPVVLNHLYIEKENSRSVVALGITHRFKAKYVTVVLYKPVQRR; this comes from the exons ATGGACCACCGACAAGGCAGGGATGACCAT GAAGGGGTGCAAGTTGTTGGATTCGAAGTCCCATCATCACCAGACTCAAGCTACAGCAACCCTATCCCTGGAAACGAAGACGAAGCTCGAGAGCCCCCATTGGTTCCTCCTCACCTGCAGCATACACTGCTGAGCTTCCCGCCGAGCCATGACGATGGGAGCAGCCTCCCTCTGCCCCAACCCGTGGTGCTCAACCACCTCTACATAGAGAAGGAGAACTCGAGATCCGTGGTTGCCCTGGGGATCACCCACCGTTTCAAGGCCAAGTATGTGACCGTCGTGCTCTACAAGCCGGTACAGAGGCGGTAG